A genomic region of Pontibaca methylaminivorans contains the following coding sequences:
- the atpD gene encoding F0F1 ATP synthase subunit beta has protein sequence MAQAKGKVTQVIGAVVDVQFEGDLPAILNALETDNNGKRLVLEVAQHLGENTVRTIAMDATEGLVRGQEVTDTGGMIQVPVGDATLGRILNVVGEPVDEKGAVDASETRPIHGEAPEFAEQSTESEVLVTGIKVIDLLAPYSKGGKIGLFGGAGVGKTVLIMELINNIAKVHSGYSVFAGVGERTREGNDLYHEMIESGVINPDNLSESQVALVYGQMNEPPGARARVALTGLTLAEQFRDQSGTDVLFFVDNIFRFTQAGSEVSALLGRIPSAVGYQPTLATDMGALQERITSTRSGSITSVQAIYVPADDLTDPAPATSFAHLDATTVLDRAISELGIYPAVDPLGSTSRLLDPAIVGEEHYRVATQVQEILQRYKSLQDIIAILGMDELSEEDKLTVARARKIQRFLSQPFDVAKVFTGSDGVQVPLEETIASFKAVAAGEYDHLPEGAFYMVGGIEDVKAKAERMAADAA, from the coding sequence ATGGCACAAGCGAAAGGCAAGGTGACGCAGGTCATCGGCGCCGTGGTGGACGTTCAGTTCGAGGGCGACCTGCCCGCGATCCTGAACGCGCTCGAAACCGACAACAACGGCAAGCGCCTCGTGCTCGAGGTCGCGCAGCACCTTGGCGAGAACACCGTGCGCACCATCGCGATGGACGCGACCGAGGGGCTCGTGCGGGGGCAGGAAGTCACCGACACCGGCGGCATGATCCAGGTTCCGGTCGGCGATGCGACGCTCGGGCGGATCCTGAACGTGGTGGGCGAGCCGGTGGACGAAAAGGGCGCTGTGGACGCGTCCGAGACCCGTCCGATCCACGGCGAGGCTCCCGAATTCGCCGAACAGTCCACCGAAAGCGAGGTTCTCGTCACCGGCATCAAGGTGATCGACCTGCTGGCTCCCTATTCCAAGGGCGGCAAGATCGGCCTCTTTGGCGGTGCGGGCGTCGGCAAGACGGTTCTGATCATGGAGCTGATCAACAACATCGCCAAGGTGCACTCGGGCTATTCCGTCTTTGCCGGCGTGGGCGAACGGACCCGCGAGGGCAACGACCTTTACCACGAGATGATCGAATCCGGCGTGATCAACCCCGACAACCTGTCGGAATCGCAGGTGGCGCTGGTCTATGGCCAGATGAACGAACCGCCGGGGGCGCGGGCGCGCGTGGCGCTGACCGGCCTTACCCTGGCCGAGCAGTTCCGCGACCAGTCGGGCACCGATGTGCTGTTCTTCGTGGACAACATCTTCCGCTTCACCCAGGCCGGTTCCGAGGTTTCGGCGCTGCTCGGGCGCATCCCCTCGGCGGTGGGCTATCAGCCGACGCTCGCGACCGACATGGGCGCGCTGCAGGAGCGCATCACCTCGACCCGCTCGGGCTCGATCACCTCGGTGCAGGCGATCTATGTGCCTGCGGACGACCTGACCGACCCGGCGCCGGCCACGTCCTTTGCCCACCTTGATGCGACCACGGTGCTTGACCGCGCGATTTCCGAACTCGGCATCTACCCGGCGGTGGACCCGCTCGGTTCGACCTCGCGCCTGCTCGACCCGGCGATCGTCGGCGAAGAGCATTACCGCGTCGCCACCCAGGTGCAGGAGATCCTCCAGCGCTACAAGTCGCTGCAGGACATCATCGCCATTCTCGGCATGGACGAGCTTTCGGAGGAGGACAAGCTGACCGTGGCGCGGGCCCGCAAGATCCAGCGCTTCCTCAGCCAGCCTTTCGACGTGGCCAAGGTGTTCACCGGTTCTGACGGCGTTCAGGTGCCGCTCGAGGAAACCATCGCCAGCTTCAAGGCGGTGGCGGCCGGCGAATACGACCACCTGCCCGAAGGGGCGTTCTACATGGTCGGCGGCATCGAGGACGTGAAGGCCAAGGCCGAGCGCATGGCGGCGGACGCCGCCTGA
- the atpA gene encoding F0F1 ATP synthase subunit alpha, with protein sequence MGIQAAEISAILKDQIQNYGQEAEVAEVGRVLSVGDGIARVYGLDNVQAGEMVEFPGGIVGMALNLESDNVGVVIFGSDRGITEGDIVKRTNSIVDVPIGDALLGRVVDGLGNPIDGKGPIETSERGIADVKAPGIIPRKSVHEPMATGMKAVDSMIPIGRGQRELIIGDRQTGKTALALDTILNQKTYNEAAGDDESKKLYCVYVAVGQKRSTVAQLVKKLEENGAMGYSIVVAATASEPAPLQYLAPYTATAMAEHFRDNGRHALVVYDDLSKQAVAYRQMSLLLRRPPGREAYPGDVFYLHSRLLERSAKLNEDFGSGSLTALPIIETQAGDVSAYIPTNVISITDGQIFLETELFYQGIRPAVNTGLSVSRVGSSAQTKAMKSVAGPVKLELAQYREMAAFAQFGSDLDAATQRLLNRGARLTELMKQPQYSPLTNAEIVCIIYAGTHGYLDSLAVADVGRFEAGLLAHLRNKRADILEFITEEDPKIAGEAEARLKAAIDEFATDFA encoded by the coding sequence ATGGGTATCCAAGCAGCAGAGATATCTGCCATCCTGAAGGACCAGATCCAGAACTACGGCCAGGAGGCCGAAGTGGCCGAGGTCGGCCGGGTCCTCAGCGTCGGTGACGGGATCGCCCGCGTCTACGGGCTCGACAACGTGCAGGCCGGGGAGATGGTGGAGTTCCCGGGCGGTATCGTCGGCATGGCGCTGAACCTCGAAAGCGACAACGTCGGCGTCGTGATCTTCGGCTCCGACCGCGGCATCACCGAAGGCGATATCGTCAAGCGCACCAATTCGATCGTCGACGTGCCGATCGGGGATGCGCTGCTTGGTCGCGTGGTGGACGGGCTCGGCAATCCGATCGACGGCAAGGGACCGATCGAGACCTCGGAGCGCGGCATCGCCGACGTCAAGGCGCCGGGCATCATCCCGCGCAAGTCGGTGCATGAACCCATGGCCACCGGCATGAAGGCCGTCGATTCGATGATCCCGATCGGGCGCGGCCAGCGCGAGTTGATCATCGGCGACCGCCAGACCGGCAAGACCGCGCTCGCGCTCGACACGATCCTGAACCAGAAAACCTATAACGAGGCCGCGGGCGACGACGAAAGCAAGAAGCTCTATTGCGTCTATGTCGCCGTCGGCCAGAAACGTTCGACCGTGGCGCAGCTGGTCAAGAAGCTCGAGGAAAACGGCGCGATGGGCTATTCCATCGTCGTCGCCGCGACCGCTTCCGAGCCCGCACCGCTGCAGTATCTCGCGCCCTATACCGCGACCGCCATGGCCGAGCATTTCCGCGACAACGGCCGCCATGCGCTCGTGGTCTATGACGACCTTTCGAAACAGGCCGTGGCCTATCGCCAGATGTCGCTGCTGCTGCGCCGTCCGCCGGGGCGCGAGGCCTATCCGGGCGACGTGTTCTACCTGCACTCCCGCCTGCTCGAGCGTTCGGCCAAGCTGAACGAGGACTTCGGCTCGGGTTCGCTTACCGCGCTGCCGATCATCGAGACCCAGGCCGGCGACGTGTCCGCCTATATCCCGACCAACGTGATCTCGATCACCGACGGGCAGATCTTCCTCGAGACCGAGCTGTTCTACCAGGGTATCCGCCCGGCCGTGAACACCGGGCTGTCGGTCAGCCGCGTGGGGTCCTCGGCGCAGACCAAGGCGATGAAATCCGTCGCCGGGCCGGTCAAGCTCGAGCTTGCGCAATACCGCGAGATGGCCGCCTTCGCGCAGTTCGGCTCGGACCTCGATGCCGCGACGCAGCGCCTGCTGAACCGCGGCGCGCGTCTGACCGAACTGATGAAGCAGCCGCAGTATTCGCCGCTCACCAATGCCGAGATCGTCTGCATCATCTATGCCGGGACGCATGGCTATCTCGACTCGCTGGCGGTGGCCGATGTGGGGCGCTTCGAGGCGGGGCTGCTGGCGCATCTGCGCAACAAGCGAGCCGATATTCTTGAATTCATCACCGAGGAAGACCCCAAGATCGCCGGCGAGGCCGAAGCCAGGCTGAAGGCGGCAATCGACGAATTCGCCACCGATTTCGCTTGA
- the trmB gene encoding tRNA (guanine(46)-N(7))-methyltransferase TrmB, producing the protein MSETRDRPHRNFYGRFKGKQLRPAQKTRLDHELAGLSPGAVGWEENPQRRPLDLGALFAGRPVWLEIGFGSGEHLVHQAARNPDVGIIGAEPYINGVAALLGKIQRAGVTNLAVHPGDARDLMDVLPEASIARAFLLYPDPWPKRRHHRRRFVTPEHLGPLARAMAPGAVLRVATDIPDYVRQTLEQVPTAGFEWLAERPRDWREPWDDWLSTRYEQKALREGRVPHYLTFRRLE; encoded by the coding sequence ATGAGCGAAACGCGCGACCGCCCCCATCGCAATTTCTATGGCCGCTTCAAGGGCAAGCAGCTTCGCCCGGCGCAGAAGACGCGGCTGGATCACGAACTTGCGGGCCTCTCGCCCGGCGCGGTCGGCTGGGAGGAAAACCCGCAGCGCCGCCCGCTCGATCTCGGGGCGCTGTTCGCGGGGCGGCCGGTCTGGCTCGAGATCGGATTCGGCAGCGGCGAACATCTGGTGCACCAGGCCGCGCGCAATCCCGATGTCGGCATCATCGGCGCCGAGCCCTATATCAACGGTGTCGCGGCGCTTTTGGGCAAGATCCAGCGCGCCGGGGTCACGAATCTTGCCGTGCATCCGGGCGACGCGCGCGACCTCATGGATGTGCTGCCCGAGGCGTCGATTGCGCGTGCGTTCCTGCTTTACCCGGACCCCTGGCCCAAACGGCGCCACCACCGCCGCCGCTTTGTCACGCCGGAACATCTTGGCCCGCTTGCGCGCGCCATGGCGCCGGGGGCGGTGCTTCGGGTCGCGACCGATATTCCCGACTATGTGCGCCAGACGCTTGAACAGGTGCCGACCGCCGGGTTCGAGTGGCTGGCCGAGCGCCCTCGTGACTGGCGCGAGCCCTGGGACGACTGGCTGTCCACACGTTACGAGCAGAAAGCGCTGCGCGAAGGTCGCGTTCCTCACTACCTGACCTTCCGCCGCCTTGAGTGA
- a CDS encoding F0F1 ATP synthase subunit gamma, protein MPSLKDLKNRIDSVKNTRKITKAMQMVAAAKLRRAQESAEHSRPFAERFNAVMAQLAASVGDSTSAPRLLTGTGSDQTHLLVVMTSERGLAGGFNANIAKLARRRAEELLAAGKTVKIITVGKKGRDALRRDYGDHFIDHVDLSGVKNVAYADARAIAADIIARFDAGEFDVATIFYSRFVNVITQEPQAQQIIPAAYEATGEGAADAGAIYDYEPGEERILADLLPRGVATQIFAALLENGASEQGARMSAMDSATRNAGEMIDKLTIQYNRSRQAVITNELIEIISGAEAL, encoded by the coding sequence ATGCCAAGCCTCAAGGATCTCAAGAACCGGATCGACAGCGTAAAGAACACGCGCAAGATCACCAAGGCGATGCAGATGGTCGCGGCGGCGAAACTGCGCCGCGCCCAGGAATCGGCCGAGCATTCGCGCCCCTTTGCCGAACGGTTCAACGCGGTGATGGCGCAGCTTGCGGCGTCGGTCGGTGATTCGACCTCGGCGCCGCGGCTGCTCACCGGCACCGGCAGCGACCAGACCCACCTTCTGGTGGTGATGACATCGGAACGCGGGCTGGCCGGCGGCTTCAACGCCAATATCGCCAAACTCGCGCGCCGGCGCGCCGAGGAACTGCTCGCCGCCGGCAAGACCGTCAAGATCATCACCGTCGGCAAGAAGGGGCGCGACGCGCTGCGGCGTGACTATGGCGACCATTTCATCGACCACGTGGATCTGAGCGGGGTCAAGAACGTCGCCTATGCGGACGCCCGGGCGATCGCCGCCGACATCATCGCCCGTTTCGACGCGGGCGAGTTCGACGTGGCGACGATCTTCTATTCGCGCTTCGTGAACGTGATCACGCAGGAGCCGCAGGCGCAGCAGATCATCCCCGCCGCCTATGAGGCAACCGGGGAGGGCGCGGCGGATGCGGGCGCGATCTACGACTACGAACCGGGAGAGGAGCGCATCCTTGCCGATCTCCTGCCGCGCGGGGTGGCGACGCAGATTTTCGCGGCGCTGCTCGAGAACGGCGCCTCGGAGCAGGGCGCGCGCATGTCCGCCATGGACAGCGCCACCCGCAACGCCGGCGAGATGATCGACAAGCTGACGATCCAGTACAACCGTTCGCGCCAGGCCGTCATCACCAACGAGCTGATCGAAATCATTTCGGGCGCCGAGGCGCTCTAG
- a CDS encoding F0F1 ATP synthase subunit epsilon, whose amino-acid sequence MADAMQFDLVSPERRLASSDEAVSVQVPGAEGDMTVMAGHAPTLTILRPGVLRAEWAGSTTEYVVSGGFAEINASGVTVLAERAIPVDEMTREHLDEMIAEAQAAVETARENAADEPDVIDSAVKVLADMVAVGDHIRLSSNTPLPG is encoded by the coding sequence ATGGCAGATGCGATGCAATTCGACCTGGTCAGCCCCGAGCGGCGGCTCGCCTCGAGCGACGAGGCCGTTTCGGTGCAGGTTCCGGGGGCCGAGGGCGACATGACGGTAATGGCGGGCCACGCGCCCACCCTTACCATCCTGCGCCCCGGCGTGCTCCGGGCCGAATGGGCCGGCAGCACCACCGAATATGTGGTGAGCGGCGGCTTTGCCGAGATCAATGCCAGTGGCGTCACTGTTCTGGCCGAGCGGGCAATCCCGGTTGACGAGATGACCCGCGAGCACCTCGACGAGATGATCGCCGAGGCGCAGGCCGCGGTCGAGACGGCGCGCGAGAACGCGGCCGATGAACCCGACGTGATCGACAGCGCGGTCAAGGTGCTGGCCGACATGGTCGCGGTCGGCGATCATATCCGCCTGTCGTCGAACACGCCCCTGCCGGGCTGA
- the aroA gene encoding 3-phosphoshikimate 1-carboxyvinyltransferase, which produces MPTQPAVIPMRSEAGAPLSGTAGIPGDKSISHRALILGALTVGETRISGLLEGEDVIDTARAMRAFGAEVNHLGGGEWTVHGVGTGGFAEPDRVIDCGNSGTGVRLIMGAMATTPITATFTGDASLNSRPMGRITDPLALFGCQAVGRSGGRLPMTLIGARDPLPVRYELPMPSAQVKSAVLLAGLNAPGETVVVEPVATRDHTERMLEAFGADLTIEETGGGRILTLKGRPELRPQAITVPRDPSSAAFPVCAALIVPGSDILVPGIGLNPTRAGLYETLREMGAELTYENMREEGGEPVADLRARYSPDMTGIEVPPARAASMIDEYPVLSVVAANARGRTMMRGVAELRVKECDRIDAMATGLRDCGVMVEEGADWFAVEGRGPGGVRGGGLCKSHLDHRIAMSFLVLGLAAQEPVRVDDGSPIATSFPQFEALMTGLGANMRREDVQ; this is translated from the coding sequence ATGCCGACACAGCCCGCCGTGATCCCGATGCGCTCTGAGGCCGGGGCGCCGCTGTCCGGCACTGCCGGGATTCCGGGCGACAAGTCGATCTCGCACCGGGCGCTCATTCTCGGGGCACTCACGGTCGGCGAGACGCGCATCAGCGGGCTGCTGGAGGGCGAGGACGTGATCGACACCGCCCGCGCCATGCGCGCCTTCGGGGCCGAGGTGAACCACCTCGGCGGCGGCGAATGGACGGTCCACGGCGTCGGCACCGGCGGTTTTGCCGAACCGGACCGGGTGATCGACTGCGGCAATTCGGGCACCGGGGTGCGGCTCATCATGGGGGCCATGGCGACCACGCCCATCACCGCGACCTTTACCGGCGATGCGAGCCTGAATTCGCGCCCCATGGGCCGCATCACCGACCCGCTGGCGCTGTTCGGCTGTCAGGCGGTCGGGCGCAGCGGCGGGCGGCTTCCCATGACGCTGATCGGGGCACGCGATCCGCTGCCGGTGCGCTATGAACTGCCCATGCCGTCGGCGCAGGTCAAGTCGGCGGTGCTTCTCGCGGGGTTGAACGCGCCCGGTGAAACCGTGGTGGTCGAGCCGGTGGCGACGCGCGATCACACCGAGCGGATGCTCGAGGCTTTCGGCGCCGACCTGACCATCGAGGAAACGGGAGGCGGTCGCATCCTCACCCTCAAGGGGCGCCCCGAACTGCGCCCGCAGGCGATCACCGTTCCGCGCGACCCGTCAAGCGCCGCCTTTCCGGTCTGCGCCGCGCTGATCGTGCCGGGGTCGGATATCCTTGTGCCGGGCATCGGGCTCAACCCGACCCGCGCCGGGCTTTACGAGACGCTGCGCGAGATGGGCGCGGAACTGACCTATGAGAACATGCGCGAAGAGGGGGGGGAGCCGGTCGCGGATCTGCGCGCGCGCTATTCGCCCGACATGACCGGGATCGAGGTGCCCCCGGCGCGCGCGGCGAGCATGATCGACGAATATCCCGTCCTTTCGGTGGTTGCGGCCAATGCACGCGGGCGCACCATGATGCGTGGCGTGGCCGAGCTCCGCGTCAAGGAATGCGACCGGATCGACGCCATGGCGACGGGGCTGCGCGATTGCGGCGTGATGGTCGAGGAAGGGGCCGACTGGTTCGCGGTCGAGGGTCGCGGGCCGGGTGGCGTTCGTGGCGGCGGGCTTTGCAAAAGCCATCTCGACCACCGTATCGCCATGTCGTTCCTGGTGCTCGGGCTTGCGGCGCAGGAGCCGGTCCGCGTCGATGACGGCAGCCCCATCGCCACCTCGTTCCCGCAGTTCGAGGCGCTGATGACGGGGCTCGGCGCGAACATGCGGCGCGAGGATGTACAATAG
- a CDS encoding class I SAM-dependent methyltransferase has protein sequence MHQDVQDLRSFYYRSTLGRAAQVSIRDRLLEIWPEAKGQTVAGFGFAVPLLTPYLSEARRVIALMPAPQGVMHWPAGLPNVSVLAEETRWPIETGRLDKLVLLHGLEGSEHPSDLLAECWRALGPGGRAVFIVPSRGGLWSRSDATPFGYGQPYTPGQLEILLKRHGFTLGTARSALFLPPTGRRFWLRSQGLMERLGRCLPSMLAGGVVMVEAMKRLPAPGGRIRAERRRQPVGALKGVTRPA, from the coding sequence ATGCATCAGGATGTGCAGGATCTTCGCAGCTTCTACTACCGCAGCACGCTCGGGCGGGCGGCGCAGGTCTCGATTCGCGACCGGCTGCTGGAGATCTGGCCCGAGGCCAAGGGCCAGACCGTCGCCGGATTCGGTTTTGCCGTGCCGCTGCTCACGCCCTATCTGTCCGAGGCGCGGCGGGTGATCGCACTCATGCCCGCGCCGCAGGGCGTCATGCACTGGCCCGCGGGGCTGCCGAATGTCTCGGTCCTGGCCGAAGAGACGCGCTGGCCGATCGAGACCGGGCGCCTCGACAAGCTGGTGCTGCTGCACGGGCTCGAGGGGTCTGAACATCCCTCCGATCTGCTGGCCGAATGCTGGCGCGCGCTGGGCCCGGGGGGGCGGGCGGTGTTTATCGTGCCGAGCCGCGGCGGGCTCTGGTCGCGCAGCGATGCGACGCCGTTCGGCTATGGCCAGCCCTACACGCCCGGGCAGCTCGAGATCCTGCTGAAGCGCCACGGGTTTACCCTTGGAACCGCACGTTCGGCGCTGTTCCTGCCGCCCACCGGCCGGCGATTCTGGTTGCGGTCGCAGGGGCTGATGGAGCGGCTCGGGCGCTGCCTGCCGTCGATGCTCGCCGGCGGCGTCGTGATGGTCGAGGCGATGAAGCGCCTGCCGGCGCCGGGGGGGCGGATCCGGGCCGAGCGGCGGCGCCAGCCGGTCGGAGCGCTCAAGGGCGTGACGCGCCCGGCCTGA
- a CDS encoding F0F1 ATP synthase subunit delta, with protein sequence MSETASISRSIAARYATAVFEIAEDSGELDALEKGVADLGAALDESEDLRKLIASPLLARREQRDAIRAVAEAMKVAPVLRDTLALMADKRRLFAMPALLAALRDLLADHRGEVVAEVTSARALSSEQTEKLAAALSRNMGKTVTIHATTDEELIGGLVVKMGSKMIDTSIRARLASLQNAMKEVG encoded by the coding sequence GTGTCAGAGACAGCTTCGATCTCAAGAAGTATTGCCGCGCGCTATGCAACTGCGGTTTTCGAGATAGCAGAGGACTCCGGTGAACTGGACGCGCTCGAAAAGGGTGTCGCGGACCTGGGTGCCGCGCTCGATGAAAGCGAGGATCTGCGCAAGCTGATCGCCTCGCCGCTGCTGGCCCGGCGTGAACAGCGCGATGCCATCAGGGCCGTGGCCGAGGCGATGAAGGTGGCACCGGTGCTGCGCGACACGCTGGCGCTGATGGCGGACAAGCGCCGCCTCTTCGCCATGCCGGCGCTGCTCGCCGCGCTGCGCGACCTGCTGGCGGACCACCGCGGCGAGGTCGTGGCCGAGGTCACGAGCGCCCGCGCGCTTTCGTCCGAACAGACCGAAAAGCTTGCCGCGGCGCTCAGCCGGAACATGGGCAAGACCGTTACCATCCATGCGACCACCGACGAGGAACTCATCGGTGGTCTTGTCGTCAAGATGGGCAGCAAGATGATCGACACATCGATTCGCGCGCGGCTCGCGTCCCTCCAGAATGCAATGAAAGAGGTCGGATAA
- the gloB gene encoding hydroxyacylglutathione hydrolase, giving the protein MPLQVLTIPCLSDNYAFVAHDPESGETAVIDVPEAAPILAALQDRGWRADHVLLTHHHADHVQGLDELLAAHPARVVGARADVHRLPPLDLAVSEGDEVMIGAQRGTVIAVPGHTLGHVAFHFPQSRVAFTGDSLMALGCGRVFEGTMAQMWESLSKLAALPADTLICSGHEYTAANGRFALSVEPGNAALQARVGDITRAREDGRPTVPSELALELATNPFLRAAEPALAGAVGLGAGTPAAEVFAELRGRKDRF; this is encoded by the coding sequence ATGCCCTTGCAGGTTCTGACGATTCCCTGCCTGTCCGACAACTATGCCTTTGTCGCCCATGATCCCGAAAGCGGCGAAACCGCCGTGATCGACGTGCCCGAGGCCGCGCCGATTCTCGCGGCCCTGCAGGACCGGGGCTGGCGGGCGGATCACGTGTTGCTGACCCATCACCACGCGGACCATGTGCAGGGGCTGGACGAACTGCTCGCGGCCCATCCGGCCCGTGTTGTCGGGGCGCGCGCCGATGTCCACCGCCTGCCGCCGCTCGACCTTGCGGTGTCCGAGGGCGACGAGGTAATGATCGGCGCGCAGCGGGGCACGGTGATCGCGGTGCCGGGCCATACACTCGGCCATGTCGCCTTTCATTTTCCGCAGAGCCGCGTGGCCTTTACCGGCGACAGCCTCATGGCGCTCGGCTGCGGGCGCGTCTTCGAGGGCACCATGGCGCAGATGTGGGAGAGCCTGTCCAAACTCGCCGCCCTGCCCGCGGATACGCTGATCTGTTCGGGTCATGAATACACGGCCGCCAACGGCAGGTTCGCGCTTTCGGTCGAACCGGGGAATGCGGCGCTGCAAGCCCGTGTGGGGGACATCACCCGGGCCCGCGAAGATGGCCGCCCGACCGTGCCGTCGGAGCTTGCGCTCGAACTGGCGACCAACCCGTTCCTGCGGGCCGCAGAGCCGGCGCTTGCCGGCGCGGTCGGGCTCGGCGCGGGCACGCCGGCGGCCGAGGTGTTTGCGGAGCTGCGCGGGCGCAAGGATCGCTTCTGA